Below is a genomic region from Erigeron canadensis isolate Cc75 chromosome 7, C_canadensis_v1, whole genome shotgun sequence.
atattaaaattattgggtaaaaagtgtaaatttgtgatggaaaatcaaaaagtgtaaattaaatataaagaggaattttttttataaagttataaaaagtataagtattaatattgtcatttaataaaaataaaataattaaatttgatctaatgattttaaatcaaagatggaatcCATCCAAGGTTgttgtttgtttatgaatgaatttagcaccttgttatatattggtagattattattattattattattattattattattattattattattattattattattattattaattaataattgatacaaaattttaattcatCCAATACGTTTTTGCACAATTTAGAGCATGTAcatgtaaatttttttgaagGCATACATGTGAATTACTTTGTTCAcatgtgtatatttttttaaaaaaaaaaaaaactaaatgcgctaattatatataaaaacaatcataattttCTGAATGGTACACAtgtttatagatatattttttaaaaacaaaatatacaaGTGTATATGAAGTTCACatgtgtattattttattttactttttttataaaagaaataaaacgaTCATACATGTGTGTATCCTTTTGGATGGTACACATATAAATTCATATTcacatgtgtgtatatatattttttaaaacaaagttCATATATGTATACTTTATTAAAACTCATTAACACATGCATATGACTAAACCACATGTATACACCgcttaaattaaataaaaaaaacactaactAATTAGTAAGAACAGTTACATAAGGCACATCGAttatagagaaaattacatttttcgtccctcaactTGTCAATTTTCACAGTTTTGCCCctaaagtgaattaattacaataAAAGTCCTAacatttgtcatttttttcaatttagacACCGCAACCAAACGGAGTTGGATTTGAGTTGTTAACCCTTACAAGTGCGTTTCACGTTAGGGCAATTCTGTCATTTCCTCTTTCGCGCGTctctctcttttatttatttcgAGCCCACCCCATTTCCCCCTTTATTTCCCAAAATCATCCCTGAAGTTAGTCAAAAACCCTATCCGATCAAAAAAATGGGTACAAAAAATCAAGGCTCAATAGGAGTTACTCGAGATAAAGATTTCGATATTGCTTTGCACAAGAAACTATATGGTAtgttttagggtttattattattaatattatcagTAATATGTAAcattatttagggtttattattatatatattttattttttgaaaagtaacaaAAATCGTTTTCCTTCATCAGATGATTACCCAGAAATGTTCTCAATGGCAATACATTATGCTGGTTCTTTTACACCTTTCCCTGAAAGAAAGTATGTCGGTGGTCAGAAGGTCATGATAGACTGGCTTAATTTTGAAACTTTGGAGTTTCAGGTAAATGACTTCAAAACTATGGTTGTAGAATTTGCAAAGGTTGATCCTAATACGCAACTGTTTTTACACTATAAGAAACCTggtggagatttggatttggATCTTTTTCCTATATGTAATCATCAAGATTTAAGAAATATGATAATGCATGCTAGGAGAACTAGGTTTGTTGAGATGTATGTAGAACATGGTACAACATCAATAGGAAATAATTCTGAACTTGGTGAAACTAGTAGACCTTGTAGGAAATTGTTTGAAGATGAGAATGCAGTTGGTTTAGATGACAATGCAGTTGGTTTAGATGGCAATGCATGTGAAAAAAAATTGCAGATGACAATGCAGATGCTTTAGAAGGTTCTGATGGTCCTACTGAGCCACCTGGCTTTGAAGGGTGTAATTTTGCTAAGGCAAAACAACATATTGAAGTTGATAAGGCAGAACAACATATTGAAGTTGAAAATGAGGAAGATTTCCCAGTGGATGAGAGTGACAAGGTTCATGATGTACATGTAGACATGTCTAAGTTTGATAGAACATTTAGCAGGCTTCATGTTAACTGGCTAGGAAAAGGAGTAGAATCAAGTGTAGGAGAGTTGAAAGTGGGTGAAGAAGTGATTGGGATTGACTTTGATGCTTATGACAGTGGTGTAGGTTCTGATTGTGATGATCCAGTTTCCAAAAGAAAAATGCAGATTAAGGAGTTTCAAAATGAGTAGAAAAACAAAGTTGGCAATGTCATTAAACCACCATTCTATATTTCACAATCATTTACTGACAGAGAACAAGTGACGGTTTTGGTAAAACATCATGCGGTTGAAACAAATAGGAATAAGTTTTTTAAGAATGATTCACTAAGGGTTAGAGCTAGATGATATGGCCATGTTCCATGTGCAAAAAAGCAGGAGGGTAGACAAAGGCCTGTTATAAAGAAGAAGGTTCAAACTGAAGGTTCAAAAGGTGAAGGTTCAAAAACTGAAGGTTCAAAAGGTGAAGGGGGGTCAAGTAAAGGCAAAAAGGTGATTTCAGATAAACCCACTTGTCCCTGGACCCTACACATGTCAAAACCAGAAGGAAAGGATCGTTGGACTGTGAAGACTTTTAATAGTGAGCACACATGCATAAGATCCAGAAATTTAAGTGCAGCCAACTCCACTTTTTTAAGTGAACATGTGAGTAATATTGTGAGAACCAATCCAAACATCTCTGGTGAAGCAGTTGAAGATCATTTGTCAAAACAGTTTGGAATTAACATCTCCAGGATGACTGCTTATAGAGCCAAGGATAAAGAAGTTAAGAAGTTGAGGGGAGACTTCCATGAGCAGTTTTCATTGCTAAGGGAGTATATAATTGAGTTGAAACATAGGAATCCAGGCACCACTGTTAAGTTGGATTTTCATCCAACCACGACAGAACAGTTTCAGACTAGGGTTTTTAGGAGAATATTTGTGTGCCTTGGTTCATTAAAGAAGGGCTTTCAAGAGTTAGGTAGGGAGCTATTGGGGTTAGATGGGGCTTTTATGAAAGGTCCCTACCCTAGTCAATTGCTAACTGCAGTTAGTGTGGATGGGAACAATGGGATCTATCCTGTTGCATATGCACTGGTTGAAGCTGAATGCAAGGCATCCTAGGAATGGTTCTTAGAGTGCCTTGGGGATGATTTGGGACTGCCCAACAATGTTAATTTCACATTCATATCTGACAAGCAGAAGGtaagtataattattgtttaattattgttaaatataatttaattattgtttaatataatttaattattgtttatcattTTCTGCAAGGTATCCTTCCAGCCATCAATAAAGTCTTTCCTAGTGCAGAGCACAGGTTTTGTTTTAGGCACATAAATGAAAACATGATTGCAAAATTTAGAGATGGTGGATTGAAAGAAAACCTTTGGTTTGCAGCCATAAGAACAACACATGCTGAGTTTGAGAATGCAATGTCAGAAATCCAAAGAATCCATCTTGAAGCTTATGATTATTTGAGAAAAATTCCAGCCCAATCTAGGTCTAGAGCTCACTTTTCAGGTACATGTTAATTGTGTAATTATAATATGTTAGCATTTTATGTAATTGTGTAATTATAATTGACCATATATTTCTAGTATATGTGTTAGCATTTTAAGTAATTGTGTAATTATAATATGTATTCAGGGAGAGCAAAATGTGACATCCTTTTGAACAATATTTGTGAATCATTCAATAGTAAACTAGTTAAGGGAAGAGACAAACCAATCATCACTTCTTTAGAGTTCATTAGGGAGTATCTAATGAAGATGATTGTTAAAGTGCAAGAAGTTATTGACACATGTAAGGGTCCACTCACTCCAACAGCCACAGAAATTCTTGAAACAAATAAGAAGGATGCAGAAAAGTTTAATGTTATATGGAATGGGGAAAACAGATTCCAGGTTAATGGGCCATGGAATGAACAAGTTGTGGTTGATATGCAAAATAGAGAATGTTCTTGCAGGAAGTGGCAGTTAACAGGAATACCTTGCAaacatgttgttgttgttctttgGAAGATGGATAAGTTTGGTTATGATGTAGGTGAGGTTGAAGACTGGGTGCATACTGCATATACTTTGCAAACATGGCAGCAAGTGTATTCAAACAAGGTTGAACCAATTGTTGGTGCAACTTACTGGGAAAAAAGTAATAATCCAATGAAGATTCTACCTCCTAAACACCACACACAAGTTGGGAtgccaaaaaagaaaagaaagagaagccAATATGAGAATGAACCAATTGTGAGAGGTAACAAACTGTCAAAGAAAGGGGGAACTATTACTTGTGGAAATTGCAAGAACAAGGGTCACAACTCCAAGACATGCAACGGACAATCAAGCCAGCCAACTGAAAACAGGTATGCAATCCTTCCAAGTAGGTTTATTTACATAActtgaatattaaatttttCCTAAAATTGTAATATGTGTTTGTTGTAGGCCAAGAAAGAAGCCAGCCAAGTCCAAGTCAGCCACTCAACCTTCTGCAAGCCAAGCAAGTCAATCTGCTGCTCAAACACCTACTGCCAGCCATCCAGGTCAATCAAGCCAAACAAGTCAAGCTACAACTGTACTGAAGCCTGTTTCCAGTCCACGTGGAGTTCAATGGGTTGCACCAAAGGGATTTGCAGGGCCAAGGTCTAGAACATGAAGCCTGAAGCCTGCTTAAGTATTTATCTATGTTTTATgaatttcaaaacaatattaggtgttgtgtttgttttattttgttttctggaTACAAACTTTGGTAATGTGTTGTGTTTGTCATGCTTAAGTATTTATCTAGTTAAGTATTTATCTACTTTATTTAGGTCAAAACTGGTAATGTGATTTGTATTGCTTTCAAGCATGATTTTGGTAATTATAAGTCACAAGTTATGGTACTATATGTTGTTGCAAATGCAGAAAATTTCGATTTCATTACTTCACAAAACTGCAGAAAATTTCCATTAGATTTCATTACTTCATTACATCAGATTACATTACATtgtggatttccaaaaactgcAGAAAATTTACATTCTACATTACCATACATTACAAGATTACATGACTAAATTATGTCCAAAAACTGCATTACATTTCCTGCAAATGCATAAAAGCATTGACTTTAGAGAGTCAAACTATAAAAGAGTAAAAACCATGgatttccctttttttttcatttagtgGATACACATGAAATCCACATAACCAGACAAAAGAAAACCCAACTTCCAATCAGTCCTAACTTCATCTTTCTTGCTTGTTGTTCCTTGAATTTCAATCGATCTTTCACTTTGTTTTTGGCTCTTAACAATCCATGAATTATTTGCACGGATCTTGGACACATAGGTCGGTCAAACCATGCGAAAAACCCACATCTTGGTACCTGAAAATTATGGTTTAATAATCCTAAAAATccagaaattaaaaaattaggGCTTTTTTACACTTACCTGAGAACAACAAAAGAACCTTCTCCCGGGGTTGGTGTCGGTCCATGAACACATTACATTGGCAACAAGACCACAATAACATCGAACCACCATGGTGTGTTTTGAGGTTATggagttttagggtttttgttaagAAGCAGATAAAGAAGAAAAGGGAAAGAAAAGTGGTGGTTAacgtttgtatatatatatatatatatatatattattttatctttattaaacTAAAACGAACGTTATATGGAGGAAAGGACAGAATTGCCCTCACGTGAAACGCACATGTAAGGGTTAACGGCTCAAATCCAACTCCGTTTGGTCGCGGTgtctaaattgaaaaaaatgacaaacgTTAGGGGTTTtattgtaattaattcactttaaGGGCAAAACTGTGAAGATTGACAAGTTgaaggacgaaaaatgtaatattCTCTCAATTATATTATATCCATGTTCCATTGGTGCACGTTTAtacgaaaaagaaaaatatatagttaGGAACATGGCCCCAAATATTCATTGTTCAAATCATGAAACACTTATGCAAGCAAAAGACTAGAACAAaattttttcatcaataaacaaaaatatagaatAAAGAGTATGCtaaattaacaacaaaaaaaaaccatggaaaaaaaacataataattaatagTGATTGTTGATTACATATAATGCAACATGGTTGGACCAATGATACACTCTTGCCTATGGAGACAGAGATGATGAGTTCAATcatcatcccatgcaaaggttagagggctttttctaccatttaggtagaaactggaagcagcctatctacttaggtagaggtaaggtctgcctacattttaacctcccccatacaccatcgaggtattggggctcaaaactcgCAGAAGACGGCACTGGGCAGTTACATACTTATTTTTTCTGTTGATTGCATATGCAATACAAATACGTTCAAAAAATATCCGATTTATAGTCcacattcaaaatccaaaatgGGTGGTTACAAAATCCAGGAGATATTCATGGGACATTATGACATTTCAAATGGGATCTTAGGATCTCGATTCGATCTTACAATAGTAAACACATAAACGATTCTTCTTTGTTTGTTAGCAAAAATCAACTACGGAGTATATATGATCAAATTTTCTTGGTCAACAATTCTTATTTGGACTAAGACTATCTCTAATGGGTATGTTTTTAGGCGCCCCCTTACTtatatcttttttgtttttagtggagttaaatgatatgtaaagatgtttgtatggttggagataaaattatagaattttaagaatttataaAGATATGTAATGATTTATAAGGATATGATATGACATCTCAAGAACGCATAAAgacgtccttagcattggagttaaaacttaaaagtcatCGGCGATTATTATGTTTTTGTCAGTTTGCATGCACGTGAACACGATTTCACCTTGTTCCATCGAAAAAGTGATTTAacctttttgtattttatagtCAATGAACCTTTAAACTTTTCGTAACTTAATGAAATATATACGCAAAGTGTTTATGTGTACctacaaaactaattaaatgttcattatatttaataaacttttagatCTTAATTATTGGATATACCCGATATATGTGACAATCATATAAGGATATACCCGATATATGTAACAATCATATAAGACGTCTAGAGCCacattattaatttgttaattttatattaatcacATACTAGAGCCACATTTAATATCCGGGATTTGAAAATTAATCACATACAATGAATACCATAGTAGTATATTATACAGCATAAGTATACGTGCATTGCAAAACCGAATGGTTTCGAAGTTGTAAAAGATTTGGGTGGATTGCAGTCTACATCTGTAATAATTGTGTAGGACTAAATTATAGTGGTATTATgatacaaatttgattttttatttaaaatttatttacttttattgttaagttttttgacagaaatattatcatgtttttttgttcaagCCAACAAAATTTAAACTTAAGATATTTAAGAAACGAAGATGATGAAATTAGAATTCTTGACATGTGTTTTTGTTTGGACTGCAAAGGTTCTATGACACTTTTGTAACATAAATATATCACCATAAATCAAAGTTCCTTTTCTATTTACCATTTTAGATCAAAGTTGCAAATAATGAAAAAGGTCCAAGTATCACAGGCCCTCCTCAGAGCTTCTTTTATCAGCAACACAAGAAACATTCGAAATTTGCTCTGGAATCGAAACGCGGGCTTAAAGAAGCTCAGCGACACTCAAAGAATGGCACATGGACAGTTGCTTTGTTTCAAGGAGTCATCTTGCAACCTCTCTGTCACAAATTACAGGAAAAAAGAGCACTGATATGTTAGTCTTTGACTTCTTCAAATACACAGACCAATTTATTGTAACAAACACATAAGAGAAGAATATGGCAATGGTGATTATGAAGTCACACCCTTTCTATATATGGGGAGGGTCCATAAATCTACTTAGTACTTGGTGATTAGTACCACTTTCTATGATTAGGAAGAAACccatttgttaataagtcaccACAATAGGCTTTTTTTTAACGGCTAAACTCCTACTCCTGCTCTTAAACTACCCTGGTAAATTCTTAAATGCACCAATGCGCCTGAACCTTAGACTTCTCTCCAAAAGACACGAGCACGGGCTAACTCCACATTGGCACCACAAGAGCCTTTTACTATGTCATTTAGAACAATACCTTGTAGGTATAATTGTATATCCTATCTATCAATTAAGCAACTACACAAGTATGAGAGCAAAAATTGGTCATATACTCTTGCCGATTTAAATCTAAAACAACCGCTATACCATCTTCTCTTTAAAATGAATGTGACATTGCGTTTAATACTGTATGAGTTCTCTGTAAGTGGTACATATAGGATTTGTTACAACACCTAACCTTAATAGGGGTGTTTGAATATgcaatttgatttttgaaagtgaGTATGTTTTCAAAGTAATGAGAAACAAATAATCCAATATAACAAAATACTTACCGTTGTTTCTGTCTGACATAGGAGGGCGCACAACAAGAAGCATGGTGATAATACATCCGGGAACTTCACTTACTCGAGACCTAGACTCTGCAAGTGTTTTATCATTATCCAATATCTTTCCGGCATTAATAAGTTTCACATCATTTATGGTTTTTGGCCCATTTTCTTCATCTGATAACGGTTACAATAATCAACATAAGAAATAACTTAAGATTAATTAGATACCACAGAAAGCATAGAATAGAAATATCACATAACTGAGAAATGGATTTGTATTCCTAATAACCGTAAGATTTGCCCTTTTTAGCTTAGAATCATTAAGTTTCAACGGGTTAGACTGAAAGTCATTCTCTTGTATCTTACAAACACTCTATTCAATTACTTGAATACATGACCTTTTAATTAGCATTTACAATGTCTATTAGATGAAATTTAGGAAACTGTTATGCCTATTTTCAGGATACGGTGGTCAATTCTTAAAACGTAGTATTGATCACACACTATTGAACGCGTCAACAAGACCAACTTTCCTCGAGCATAATTAATCACCGATAAAGATGACTATAAGAGTTATCGGTACTTTACGTTTCAACCATCAACATGTTACATTCAATAAGCGAAGTAGTGAGTATAATTACAAGTTCTAACACGTGGATggagtgatatatatatatgagagagaaaacaatataaatgttgaatttaGGCCTCACTCAATGCCTTAATGGTACCCTAATCACTTCCTCCCTCAAAAGTGAAACGGGGGGGCGAAATGACATGCCAATGACAGATCGCTTTAATTAAGATTCATATATACCCTCATcaccaaaaatatttaaatgatgaaatCGGATTCACATCCTTATCACAAGCTCGCCACTCAACCAAACACACAGAACCGACGAGGTTGTGATAACGACATCGGTCTGGATGCTTCAACCGATGACCAACTAAAGAGCCCCTATTGGCACGGATCTTAGAAAACTTCTATTCACctatatcattttctttaaaataactTTCTATTATTTAGCTAATGGATCAAACAGCTTTAGCATTGATAAAAATAAAGCTTGAGGACAAACATGCAGTTATACCAAGAACAGAAACattaatgtataatatataacacaaatacacaatacattcaacaaaaaaatattcccacaaataataatataccaattacaaataaataaataaaacattgaaCACCTCATAATAATCACATTTAAGTTCATATCAGTGTTAGTCTGTTAGAGGCAAGTTAAATAac
It encodes:
- the LOC122609102 gene encoding uncharacterized protein LOC122609102; protein product: MIAKFRDGGLKENLWFAAIRTTHAEFENAMSEIQRIHLEAYDYLRKIPAQSRSRAHFSGRAKCDILLNNICESFNSKLVKGRDKPIITSLEFIREYLMKMIVKVQEVIDTCKGPLTPTATEILETNKKDAEKFNVIWNGENRFQVNGPWNEQVVVDMQNRECSCRKWQLTGIPCKHVVVVLWKMDKFGYDVGEVEDWVHTAYTLQTWQQVYSNKVEPIVGATYWEKSNNPMKILPPKHHTQVGMPKKKRKRSQYENEPIVRGNKLSKKGGTITCGNCKNKGHNSKTCNGQSSQPTENRPRKKPAKSKSATQPSASQASQSAAQTPTASHPGQSSQTSQATTVLKPVSSPRGVQWVAPKGFAGPRSRT
- the LOC122608215 gene encoding membrane-anchored ubiquitin-fold protein 3-like yields the protein MALEEVIEVKFRLADGSDIGPCKYSLTTTVGSLKEMILSQLPQDEENGPKTINDVKLINAGKILDNDKTLAESRSRVSEVPGCIITMLLVVRPPMSDRNNERLQDDSLKQSNCPCAIL